In Fluviispira sanaruensis, a genomic segment contains:
- a CDS encoding recombinase family protein — protein sequence MKVAIYSKNDTVEKKMPQKQKNSLNNYIQYRGWKVINEFVDHCAVQQKKVSERNKIMQLAKEKEIDVVLVWSLKCWAESTCDLILSLNELTQYGVSFVSLSESLDSSTPTRKTFTDILTAFAKFEKEKNILHKQNLSIIAKSSEPKAKRLGKALKCAEQMRALQQEGKNHSEIARILNVSRGSVHNILGNISKNKESKKVYKRGEAQTLFCQSFIKTIQFLTCHARIKSSKKITSSSLSM from the coding sequence ATGAAAGTAGCTATTTACAGCAAAAATGATACCGTTGAAAAGAAGATGCCTCAAAAGCAAAAAAACAGTTTAAACAATTACATTCAATATCGTGGGTGGAAAGTTATAAACGAGTTTGTAGATCACTGCGCAGTTCAGCAAAAGAAAGTCAGTGAACGCAACAAGATTATGCAACTTGCCAAAGAAAAAGAAATCGACGTGGTGCTTGTTTGGAGTTTAAAGTGCTGGGCAGAATCAACCTGTGACCTTATTTTAAGTTTAAATGAATTGACTCAATATGGTGTTAGTTTTGTTTCTTTATCAGAATCGCTCGATTCCTCAACCCCTACTCGTAAAACTTTTACAGATATTTTAACCGCATTTGCTAAATTTGAAAAAGAAAAAAATATTCTACATAAACAAAATTTATCCATTATTGCTAAATCAAGTGAACCCAAAGCAAAAAGATTAGGAAAAGCGCTCAAATGTGCTGAACAAATGCGTGCGTTACAACAAGAAGGAAAAAATCACTCTGAAATTGCACGTATATTAAATGTTTCGAGGGGAAGTGTTCACAATATTTTAGGCAACATTAGCAAAAATAAAGAAAGTAAAAAAGTTTACAAAAGAGGGGAAGCACAAACTCTATTTTGCCAATCATTTATTAAAACAATCCAATTTTTAACTTGCCATGCAAGAATAAAATCTTCGAAAAAAATAACTAGCTCTTCACTTTCCATGTGA
- the ettA gene encoding energy-dependent translational throttle protein EttA, giving the protein MANYIFNMVKLRKNIGGKDILKDIYLSFFHGAKIGVIGSNGAGKSTLLRIMAGVDKDFAGEAFPQKGTKIGYLPQEPQLDPTKNVVENVEEAVKEIKDLIRKFDSLNERLGEPLSDDEMNKILEQTAILQDEIDAKNGWDIDRTLEIAMDALRCPPADADVKTLSGGERRRVALCKLLLEKPDLLLLDEPTNHLDAESVQWLERYLKEFTGTLVTITHDRYFLDNVTEWVLELDKGEGIPWQGNYSSWLGQKTTRLSEEEKQESARQKTLKRELEWMNMSPKARQAKSKWRISAYSELLKEQNDRSEGIREIVFPPAPRLGDSVVEAIDITKAFGDKVLFENLNFKLPPGGIVGVIGPNGAGKSTLFKMIAGIEKPEQGEIKIGETVKISYVDQHREYLDSDKTVFQELSGGKELIQVGSREIPARSYISSFGFRGADQQKSVGKLSGGERNRLNLAKMVMNGGNLLLLDEPTNDLDVDTLRALEDSLVSFPGCAVVISHDRYFLDRIATHILAFEGDSKVVWFEGNYQDYMADKKRRLGDDAVNPKRIKFKKLIH; this is encoded by the coding sequence ATGGCTAACTATATTTTCAATATGGTCAAACTCCGCAAAAACATTGGCGGAAAAGATATTCTTAAAGACATCTATTTATCCTTTTTCCACGGGGCAAAAATTGGTGTGATCGGCTCAAACGGTGCTGGTAAATCAACACTTTTGCGTATCATGGCTGGGGTGGACAAAGATTTTGCTGGGGAAGCTTTTCCACAAAAAGGTACAAAAATTGGGTATCTACCACAGGAGCCACAACTTGATCCCACAAAAAACGTTGTGGAAAATGTGGAAGAAGCTGTAAAAGAAATAAAAGATCTCATCCGTAAATTCGACTCCCTCAACGAGCGTTTGGGTGAACCTCTCAGTGATGATGAAATGAATAAAATCTTAGAGCAAACAGCTATTTTGCAAGATGAAATCGATGCCAAAAACGGTTGGGATATCGATCGCACCCTTGAAATTGCGATGGATGCTTTGCGCTGCCCTCCTGCCGATGCCGATGTGAAAACTTTGTCTGGGGGTGAGCGTAGACGGGTTGCGCTTTGCAAACTTCTGCTCGAAAAACCAGATCTTTTATTGCTTGACGAGCCTACGAACCATTTGGATGCAGAAAGTGTACAGTGGCTTGAACGTTACTTAAAAGAATTTACTGGAACTTTAGTGACGATTACGCACGATCGTTATTTCTTAGACAATGTGACGGAATGGGTGCTTGAACTTGATAAAGGTGAAGGTATTCCTTGGCAAGGAAATTATTCTTCTTGGTTAGGACAAAAAACCACACGCTTATCTGAAGAAGAAAAACAAGAATCTGCTCGACAAAAAACTTTAAAGCGTGAACTTGAGTGGATGAATATGTCACCGAAAGCACGCCAAGCAAAAAGCAAATGGCGTATTTCTGCTTACAGTGAATTGCTAAAAGAGCAAAATGATCGCAGCGAAGGTATTCGCGAAATTGTTTTCCCACCAGCGCCACGTTTAGGCGACAGTGTTGTTGAAGCAATCGACATTACCAAAGCGTTTGGTGATAAAGTTCTGTTTGAAAATTTAAATTTCAAGCTCCCTCCTGGTGGAATCGTCGGAGTGATTGGGCCAAATGGAGCCGGTAAATCCACTCTCTTTAAAATGATTGCAGGTATTGAAAAACCTGAACAAGGTGAAATTAAAATCGGTGAAACTGTAAAAATCAGTTATGTTGATCAACACCGTGAATATCTTGATAGCGACAAAACAGTTTTCCAAGAATTGAGTGGAGGAAAAGAGCTTATTCAAGTGGGCAGTCGAGAAATTCCTGCGCGTTCTTATATTTCTTCCTTCGGATTTAGGGGAGCAGATCAGCAAAAGTCAGTTGGGAAGCTTTCAGGTGGCGAGAGGAATCGATTGAATCTTGCAAAAATGGTGATGAATGGCGGGAATCTTTTGTTGCTTGACGAACCTACAAACGATTTGGATGTAGATACTCTACGTGCTCTTGAAGATTCACTTGTTTCTTTTCCTGGTTGTGCTGTGGTTATTTCCCACGATCGTTACTTTTTGGATCGTATTGCGACTCATATTCTCGCTTTTGAAGGAGACAGTAAAGTCGTTTGGTTTGAAGGGAATTACCAAGACTATATGGCAGATAAAAAACGCCGTCTGGGTGATGATGCTGTCAATCCAAAACGTATTAAATTTAAAAAACTTATTCATTAA
- a CDS encoding MbcA/ParS/Xre antitoxin family protein — MTQHLSDKKQKLSEEEVLGQAFWALVHHYGFTREQQAGLLGIPNYRQRLNKLDSEKIIPKDVDKKNRVGLLLGIHKNLRILFPYNREVVYGWMSKPQSALGGLVPIDFILEDPVYSYERMAIVRRRLDYIRCAG; from the coding sequence ATGACTCAACATTTAAGTGATAAAAAACAGAAACTTTCAGAAGAAGAAGTTCTCGGTCAAGCATTTTGGGCTTTGGTTCACCACTATGGCTTTACTCGTGAACAACAGGCGGGACTGCTTGGTATACCTAACTACCGACAACGACTCAATAAACTAGACAGTGAAAAAATTATCCCGAAAGACGTCGACAAAAAAAATCGCGTGGGTCTCTTGCTCGGAATTCATAAAAATTTAAGAATTTTATTTCCTTATAACAGAGAGGTCGTCTACGGCTGGATGTCGAAACCGCAGTCTGCGCTTGGAGGGCTCGTGCCTATCGACTTTATTCTCGAGGATCCCGTTTATTCTTATGAACGCATGGCCATCGTGCGCAGAAGACTCGACTACATTCGATGTGCAGGATGA
- the frr gene encoding ribosome recycling factor — protein sequence MDKKQLVEKVKEGMEKTINSLKSDLQKIRTGRASAALLDDVRVDSYGTQMPLSKVATLATPEARLITVNPFDKSMLPVVEKAILTSGLGLTPNNDGKVIRIPIPALSEERRKEIAKQVKKIGEEAKVAVRHHRQDGNTKAKASQKEHGWSEDEVKRASDEVQKLTDTYAKKVDELCVAKEKEVLTM from the coding sequence ATGGATAAAAAACAACTTGTAGAAAAAGTTAAAGAGGGAATGGAAAAAACAATTAATTCTTTAAAGTCCGATCTGCAAAAAATCAGAACAGGCAGAGCATCTGCAGCATTATTAGATGATGTGAGGGTTGATTCCTACGGAACACAAATGCCATTAAGCAAAGTTGCAACTTTAGCAACCCCCGAAGCTCGCCTCATCACGGTCAATCCTTTCGATAAAAGCATGCTCCCAGTCGTAGAAAAAGCAATTTTAACCTCTGGCCTTGGTCTCACGCCAAATAATGACGGAAAAGTGATTCGCATTCCTATTCCAGCACTTTCTGAAGAACGCCGTAAAGAAATTGCTAAACAAGTTAAAAAAATTGGTGAAGAAGCAAAGGTTGCCGTCCGTCACCACCGCCAAGATGGAAACACAAAGGCAAAAGCATCGCAAAAAGAACATGGTTGGTCTGAAGATGAGGTCAAACGCGCAAGCGATGAAGTACAAAAATTAACCGATACTTATGCAAAAAAAGTGGATGAGCTTTGTGTCGCAAAAGAAAAAGAAGTTCTTACTATGTAA
- a CDS encoding glycosyltransferase gives MTQISLIIPTYNESKNIPILLDKLDLCLSGINKEVIVVDDNSPDKTWEIARNLSSQYPWLKVIRRMTDRGLSSAVLTGFEQAEGKILAVMDSDLQHDEEALVLFLSAFDKGANIVVGSRKINGGSVENWSPIRKFVSWVATVMARIALPCKVTDPMSGFFALDRSIYLDNKNKINPRGFKILLEFLARAENAQVQEVGYTFKGRIHGESKLSSRVIYDYIFALYELSLGQYIPARFIKYGIIGLSGLLIATSVIFFCQKFTSFSDATSVAISIELSILTNFFLNNYWTFKENKLFGFWKTFRGIITFHAICLGGAFINQAIAIKMLGYGFDVYLSNALGYLVAAIWNYMINVNITWKVKS, from the coding sequence ATGACACAGATTTCCTTGATTATCCCTACATACAATGAAAGTAAAAATATTCCAATTTTACTTGATAAACTCGATCTTTGTTTATCTGGCATAAACAAAGAGGTGATTGTTGTGGATGATAATTCTCCAGATAAAACATGGGAAATTGCCAGAAATCTTTCGTCTCAATATCCATGGTTAAAAGTGATTCGGAGAATGACAGATCGTGGTTTGAGTTCTGCGGTTCTCACTGGATTTGAACAAGCTGAAGGCAAAATTCTTGCTGTGATGGACTCTGATCTCCAACATGACGAAGAAGCCTTGGTTTTATTTCTCTCTGCTTTCGATAAGGGCGCAAATATTGTTGTCGGTTCGCGTAAAATCAATGGTGGGAGTGTAGAAAACTGGAGTCCTATTCGCAAATTTGTATCATGGGTTGCGACTGTTATGGCTCGCATTGCATTGCCTTGTAAAGTAACAGATCCAATGAGCGGATTCTTTGCATTAGATAGGTCAATTTATTTAGACAATAAAAATAAAATAAATCCCCGTGGATTTAAAATCTTATTAGAATTTTTAGCGCGAGCAGAAAATGCTCAAGTGCAAGAAGTGGGTTATACTTTTAAAGGACGTATACACGGAGAAAGTAAATTATCGAGTCGCGTAATTTATGATTATATTTTTGCTTTATATGAATTGAGCCTCGGACAATATATTCCTGCTAGATTTATTAAATATGGAATTATTGGTTTATCAGGCTTATTGATAGCAACTTCCGTCATATTTTTCTGTCAAAAATTCACTTCTTTTTCAGATGCAACTTCAGTGGCAATATCTATTGAGTTGAGTATATTAACCAATTTCTTTCTCAATAATTATTGGACATTTAAAGAAAATAAACTGTTTGGTTTTTGGAAGACATTTAGAGGAATCATAACATTTCATGCAATATGTTTGGGTGGAGCCTTTATAAACCAAGCAATCGCGATAAAAATGTTAGGCTATGGCTTTGATGTTTATTTATCAAATGCTCTTGGATATTTGGTTGCTGCTATTTGGAATTATATGATCAATGTGAATATCACATGGAAAGTGAAGAGCTAG
- a CDS encoding alpha/beta fold hydrolase has product MTTLHFIHGFLGLPSDWQLFIENINGYNYKFHAIADFLPKSENNNNSAFKNWANCFNQKIFAKKNNFEKNVLVGYSLGGRLALHALIENHDWDAALIVSANPGLNTENEKYARILNDKKWAERFLNEDWDAVMQAWNGQGVFSGLSNTLVRAESQYNKAELACALTLFSLGRQEDLRPHIASLQIPLLWLAGEKDSKFVGFAGEMSALNHKVESFVVKDAGHRIPWEKPLEFSEKLLEFVKRVG; this is encoded by the coding sequence ATGACCACCCTGCATTTTATTCATGGTTTTTTAGGACTCCCATCGGATTGGCAACTCTTTATAGAGAATATAAATGGCTATAATTATAAATTTCATGCCATTGCCGATTTTTTACCTAAATCGGAAAATAACAACAATTCAGCTTTTAAAAATTGGGCAAATTGTTTTAACCAAAAAATTTTTGCAAAGAAAAATAATTTTGAGAAAAATGTTTTGGTAGGTTATTCTTTGGGTGGACGCCTCGCTTTACACGCACTCATTGAAAATCATGATTGGGATGCCGCTCTGATAGTCTCGGCAAATCCAGGCTTAAACACTGAAAATGAAAAATATGCACGCATACTGAACGATAAAAAATGGGCAGAGCGCTTTTTAAACGAAGATTGGGACGCAGTGATGCAGGCATGGAACGGGCAAGGGGTTTTTTCTGGTCTGAGCAATACTCTCGTGCGGGCAGAAAGTCAGTATAACAAAGCAGAACTTGCTTGTGCTTTAACCCTCTTTTCCTTAGGGCGACAAGAAGATCTCCGGCCGCACATTGCCTCTTTGCAAATCCCCCTGCTCTGGCTTGCGGGAGAAAAAGATTCGAAATTTGTCGGCTTTGCCGGGGAAATGAGTGCTCTCAATCACAAGGTCGAAAGTTTTGTGGTGAAAGATGCTGGTCACCGTATCCCTTGGGAAAAACCTTTGGAATTCAGTGAAAAGTTGCTTGAATTCGTCAAACGAGTTGGGTGA
- the lpoB gene encoding penicillin-binding protein activator LpoB, with amino-acid sequence MLNLRKLFSVSTLFIAGTLPLVSCTSFQGDYGDPDQAQILDDRWNPTDATVTVKKMVKDMTSAPWILNWREDMNKKSTDRPFVLVDDMENRTSEVIDTKALFEDLRSQILNDGKVRFLDGDLRKKILDEYKYQQSGVVRKGGVKGPGNQHGADFFLSGAISSIVSQQGGKSSVQYQIEMKLTNISTGELVWSGIEKIRKNFKRSSIGW; translated from the coding sequence ATGTTAAATCTAAGAAAATTATTTTCTGTTTCAACTCTCTTTATTGCAGGAACTCTCCCACTCGTAAGTTGCACTTCTTTTCAAGGAGATTACGGCGATCCTGACCAAGCACAAATATTAGATGATCGTTGGAATCCAACCGATGCGACTGTGACGGTTAAAAAAATGGTTAAAGACATGACTTCAGCTCCATGGATTCTTAATTGGCGTGAAGATATGAATAAGAAATCCACAGATAGACCCTTTGTCCTTGTCGATGATATGGAAAACAGAACAAGTGAAGTAATTGATACCAAAGCACTCTTCGAAGATCTGCGCAGCCAAATCCTCAACGACGGAAAAGTTCGTTTTTTAGATGGTGATCTTCGTAAAAAAATATTAGACGAATATAAATACCAGCAGTCTGGTGTGGTTAGAAAAGGTGGCGTAAAAGGCCCTGGGAACCAACACGGTGCTGATTTCTTCCTTTCAGGTGCTATTTCAAGTATCGTTTCGCAACAGGGGGGTAAGAGTTCCGTTCAATATCAAATTGAAATGAAACTCACCAATATCTCCACGGGCGAGTTGGTTTGGAGTGGTATAGAAAAAATAAGAAAAAACTTCAAAAGAAGTAGTATTGGTTGGTAA
- the folE2 gene encoding GTP cyclohydrolase FolE2, producing the protein MQDTQNFLDNRKIKIAKVGIKDVKYPIYYQDINNISQIPSVADFSFYVELPADKKGTHMSRFPTLLYEFAPFFSLQKFEEMSVKMLEILECNKTFLNADFIYFYEKEAPVSKIKGMTDIAVSIEIAVTRNETALTKISLRIPIKSLCPCSKAISEFGAHSQRSHMTITLWNPQISVLDCIEIADNSASSAIYPVLKRADEKYVTEKAYNNPRFVEDLVREAAVLLKKKSPNLRFEVSAENFESIHNHNAYAIVRSDDIF; encoded by the coding sequence ATGCAAGACACTCAAAATTTCTTAGATAACCGAAAAATTAAAATTGCGAAAGTTGGAATTAAAGACGTTAAATATCCTATTTATTACCAGGATATAAATAATATAAGTCAAATTCCAAGTGTTGCTGATTTTTCGTTTTATGTTGAGTTGCCTGCGGATAAAAAAGGGACTCACATGAGTCGCTTTCCAACACTTCTTTATGAATTTGCCCCGTTTTTTTCTCTGCAAAAGTTTGAAGAAATGTCAGTTAAAATGCTCGAAATACTTGAATGCAACAAAACATTCCTCAATGCAGATTTTATTTATTTTTATGAAAAAGAAGCTCCTGTTTCTAAAATAAAAGGAATGACAGATATTGCGGTGAGTATAGAAATCGCTGTAACTCGTAATGAAACGGCGCTCACCAAAATAAGTTTGAGGATTCCAATAAAAAGTCTTTGTCCATGCAGCAAAGCAATTTCAGAATTTGGTGCACACAGTCAACGCAGTCATATGACAATCACGCTGTGGAATCCACAGATCTCTGTTCTGGATTGTATAGAAATTGCCGATAACTCCGCTTCGAGTGCGATTTATCCCGTTCTCAAAAGAGCGGATGAAAAATATGTTACAGAAAAAGCTTATAATAACCCTCGTTTTGTTGAAGATCTTGTGCGAGAAGCCGCTGTGCTTTTAAAAAAGAAATCACCCAATTTACGTTTTGAAGTCAGTGCCGAAAATTTTGAATCCATCCATAATCACAATGCCTATGCGATTGTGAGGAGTGATGATATTTTTTAA
- a CDS encoding helix-turn-helix domain-containing protein, which translates to MLEKKNENELDRLESTVRKRFATLLRRERTRMNLTQTEFSKLMGFKGFNLLAKYENSDIVNIPLSTYYKFAEITGLNFKYVICDIFLSDVNENQYIPQKFIDFIFADFMTYYKAPDSEDVGKLLDMKNAFRIALMWARLPDFRKLCVEEVILKELYIEEDDVNEQKFLRKKTMSIFDVMSGRVAKKKVDVKVTEIEERN; encoded by the coding sequence ATGTTAGAGAAAAAAAATGAAAACGAATTAGATAGACTCGAAAGCACTGTCCGCAAACGTTTCGCAACTTTATTGCGAAGAGAACGCACACGGATGAATTTAACACAGACAGAATTTTCCAAGCTGATGGGGTTTAAAGGATTTAACCTCTTAGCAAAGTACGAAAACTCAGATATAGTGAATATTCCTCTATCAACCTACTATAAATTTGCAGAAATCACCGGCCTCAATTTTAAATATGTTATCTGTGATATTTTCTTATCGGATGTAAATGAAAATCAATATATTCCACAGAAATTTATTGATTTTATTTTTGCCGATTTTATGACTTACTATAAAGCTCCAGACAGTGAAGATGTAGGAAAATTACTCGATATGAAAAATGCCTTTCGTATCGCTCTGATGTGGGCGCGCCTTCCTGATTTTAGAAAACTTTGTGTCGAAGAAGTTATTTTAAAAGAATTGTATATTGAAGAAGATGATGTGAATGAACAAAAATTCTTACGCAAAAAAACGATGAGCATCTTTGATGTAATGTCAGGTCGAGTAGCAAAAAAGAAAGTGGATGTAAAAGTAACAGAAATTGAGGAGAGAAATTAA
- a CDS encoding substrate-binding periplasmic protein translates to MIQLALILIIGLFSSSKAMASENIISLHYQDRPPYFMTNNKSHQLEGGELYLLIKKIMNEANIKYEMQKTPISRSLLAIKNNKEAICLSYVYITNEREKFSYFSLPYYTDELIALAIRKDDKRFDKYKTLEDIMKDDSLMPLAKIGYTWGNYTNKLLAQYKNYDSTEINKIDPKKIKVTSQEPKEMLESIANNGADYTYFAVNEIQYHLNQNKDLKDKLKLKKLQDMKEAQSRYFMCSKIIGEKTMEKINKAIKKVTRK, encoded by the coding sequence ATGATTCAGCTCGCTCTAATTCTCATAATTGGATTATTTTCATCAAGCAAAGCCATGGCAAGTGAAAATATAATTTCACTTCATTACCAAGACAGACCTCCGTATTTCATGACAAATAATAAATCGCACCAACTCGAAGGAGGTGAGCTCTATCTTTTGATAAAAAAAATAATGAATGAAGCAAATATTAAATATGAAATGCAGAAAACACCGATTTCACGTTCCCTTCTTGCCATTAAAAATAACAAAGAAGCTATATGTCTTTCATACGTATATATTACCAATGAGAGAGAAAAGTTTTCATATTTTTCATTACCATATTATACTGATGAATTAATTGCCCTTGCAATTCGCAAAGATGATAAAAGATTTGATAAATACAAAACTTTAGAAGATATTATGAAAGATGACTCGCTTATGCCTTTGGCAAAAATCGGTTATACATGGGGTAATTATACAAATAAATTACTTGCACAATATAAAAATTATGACTCAACAGAGATCAACAAAATTGATCCTAAAAAAATTAAAGTCACTTCCCAAGAACCAAAAGAAATGCTTGAATCTATCGCCAATAATGGAGCGGATTATACTTATTTTGCCGTCAACGAAATTCAGTATCATTTAAATCAGAATAAAGATCTTAAAGATAAACTTAAACTAAAAAAACTCCAGGACATGAAAGAGGCCCAATCACGGTATTTTATGTGCTCCAAAATCATTGGAGAAAAAACCATGGAAAAGATAAATAAAGCTATTAAAAAGGTCACACGTAAATGA
- the nadB gene encoding L-aspartate oxidase, producing MKKKSSLQVIEHVMFDFLIIGSGIAGASLALKLSALGKVALLCKESFFECNTRWAQGGIASVLSDEDNYALHIQDTLNAGVGLCHENVVQKVISSGPRSIQQLIALGVQFTQNTQCNQYDSEYHLTKEGGHSARRIIHSADMTGIALQNTLAQKVNENKNINLLEFHTAIDLIVTDKVAPDFSRNRALGAYVLNEKNKNIFAILAKATVLATGGHGKLYLYTTNPDVATGDGVAMAWRAGARVANLEFMQFHPTCLYDPKSKNFLISEALRGEGAILKTITGDRFMEDIHPLKELAPRDIVARAIDAQIKKSGAPYVYLDISHKEPSFVKNHFPGIYTKCLEIGLDITQEPIPVVPAAHYSCGGIVTDMRGRTGIKSLWALGEAACSGLHGANRLASNSLLEGVVFADFVFEDIASIIADLNLYKNPVVPKWELGTAAEPDEMVVISQLWDEIRRTMWNYVGIVRTEKRLARAAARIDQICQEIETYYWNIIPSRSLIEVRNLATVAQLTVKCARMRKESRGIHYSLDCPITDDKKYKKDTVVLS from the coding sequence ATGAAGAAGAAATCTTCACTCCAAGTTATTGAGCATGTGATGTTTGATTTTCTCATTATTGGCTCTGGGATTGCTGGCGCATCACTTGCGCTCAAATTGAGTGCGCTTGGTAAAGTCGCTTTGTTGTGTAAAGAGTCTTTTTTTGAATGCAACACGCGCTGGGCTCAGGGAGGCATTGCCTCTGTGTTGAGTGATGAGGATAATTACGCTTTGCATATTCAAGACACACTCAATGCAGGTGTGGGTTTGTGTCATGAGAATGTTGTGCAAAAAGTTATTTCTTCGGGACCGCGCTCGATTCAGCAATTGATTGCCCTAGGGGTGCAATTTACCCAGAACACTCAATGCAATCAGTATGATTCAGAATATCATCTGACGAAAGAGGGTGGGCACAGTGCACGACGCATCATTCATTCTGCAGATATGACAGGGATTGCGTTGCAAAATACTTTAGCGCAAAAAGTGAATGAAAATAAAAATATCAATTTGTTAGAATTTCATACAGCAATTGATCTCATAGTGACCGATAAAGTGGCACCTGATTTTTCCCGCAATCGTGCATTGGGAGCCTATGTTTTAAATGAAAAAAACAAAAACATTTTCGCTATACTTGCCAAAGCGACTGTCTTAGCGACAGGGGGGCATGGTAAACTTTATTTATATACAACGAATCCAGATGTTGCGACAGGAGATGGGGTAGCCATGGCCTGGCGTGCTGGGGCAAGAGTTGCAAATTTAGAATTTATGCAATTTCACCCAACATGTTTGTACGATCCCAAATCGAAGAATTTTCTTATTTCAGAAGCATTGCGCGGAGAAGGCGCCATATTAAAAACGATCACCGGTGATAGATTTATGGAAGATATTCATCCTTTGAAGGAGTTAGCCCCTCGGGACATTGTCGCCAGAGCTATCGATGCGCAAATAAAAAAATCAGGAGCTCCCTATGTTTATCTTGATATTTCGCATAAGGAGCCGAGTTTTGTCAAAAATCATTTTCCAGGAATTTACACAAAATGTTTAGAAATAGGTCTTGATATTACGCAAGAGCCTATCCCTGTCGTTCCCGCTGCGCATTATAGTTGTGGTGGAATTGTGACGGATATGCGAGGGAGGACCGGGATTAAATCTCTTTGGGCTTTAGGTGAAGCGGCTTGCTCTGGATTACATGGAGCAAATCGGTTAGCCTCGAATTCTTTACTTGAAGGTGTTGTCTTTGCTGATTTTGTTTTCGAAGATATCGCGAGTATAATTGCAGACTTAAATTTATATAAAAATCCTGTCGTGCCAAAGTGGGAGCTCGGAACAGCAGCAGAACCCGATGAGATGGTCGTGATAAGTCAGCTTTGGGATGAAATTCGTAGAACAATGTGGAATTATGTTGGTATTGTTCGCACGGAAAAAAGGTTGGCGCGCGCAGCTGCTAGGATTGATCAAATCTGCCAAGAAATAGAGACCTATTATTGGAATATTATTCCAAGCCGTTCATTAATTGAAGTTAGAAACTTAGCGACAGTTGCTCAACTTACTGTTAAATGTGCAAGAATGAGAAAGGAGAGCCGAGGGATTCATTATTCTTTGGATTGTCCAATTACAGATGATAAAAAATATAAAAAAGACACAGTCGTTTTAAGTTAG
- a CDS encoding OsmC family protein, whose protein sequence is MGVKITGKLIGVNSTEITHGPSGAIIKTTAPVDNGGDGSLFSPTDLCAASLGACATTVISMFAHKNNINLSSIEFHIEKEMSSSPRRISNLIVTFLIKTNCSDEDFKRLVGAGKTCPVRKSLSEHMNFEEKYERI, encoded by the coding sequence ATGGGCGTCAAAATAACCGGTAAATTGATTGGAGTTAATTCAACAGAAATCACTCATGGACCTTCTGGAGCAATCATAAAAACCACAGCACCTGTCGACAATGGAGGAGATGGGAGTTTATTTTCTCCTACCGACCTCTGCGCCGCTTCTCTTGGAGCATGCGCAACAACTGTCATCAGTATGTTTGCACATAAAAATAATATTAATTTATCCTCCATCGAATTTCATATCGAAAAAGAAATGTCATCTTCTCCAAGACGAATTTCAAACTTAATTGTGACTTTTTTAATAAAAACGAATTGCTCTGATGAAGATTTCAAAAGATTGGTTGGAGCAGGAAAAACCTGTCCAGTTAGAAAATCTCTATCAGAACACATGAATTTTGAAGAGAAATACGAAAGAATATAA